The Clostridia bacterium genome window below encodes:
- the rhaD gene encoding rhamnulose-1-phosphate aldolase, with protein MKDIMTAPFVTEMRKTTANMYRLGWDERNGGNISYLLDESEVKKYLDPKKVLRRIPTGFDAAALAGKYFIVTGTGKYFKNVDDDPETNLGVLRIAEDGTTAELLWGYKDGGRFTSEFPAHMMSHIARLEKDPANRVVMHCHPTNLLAMNYVHELDEKKFTHTLWEMCTECIVVFPDGVGVLPWMLCGTNDIGVATANKMKEFRVVVWALHGVYGAGKTMDETFGLIETVEKAAQIYMLTAHLPRLNTIKDEDMVKLAELFKVDYRKDFLNLK; from the coding sequence ATGAAAGACATCATGACCGCGCCGTTCGTAACGGAGATGCGCAAAACCACCGCCAATATGTACCGCCTCGGTTGGGACGAGAGAAACGGGGGCAACATCAGCTATCTTTTGGATGAAAGCGAAGTCAAAAAGTACCTCGATCCGAAAAAGGTCCTGCGCCGCATCCCGACCGGATTCGACGCCGCGGCCCTTGCCGGAAAGTACTTTATCGTCACGGGAACGGGCAAGTATTTCAAGAACGTGGACGACGATCCCGAGACCAATCTCGGCGTCCTTCGCATCGCGGAAGACGGAACGACCGCAGAGCTTCTTTGGGGCTATAAGGACGGCGGACGCTTTACGTCCGAGTTCCCCGCGCATATGATGAGCCATATCGCGAGGCTCGAAAAAGACCCCGCGAACCGCGTCGTTATGCATTGCCATCCGACCAACCTTCTCGCGATGAATTACGTCCACGAGCTCGACGAAAAGAAATTTACCCACACCCTTTGGGAAATGTGTACCGAGTGCATCGTCGTCTTCCCGGACGGCGTCGGCGTCCTGCCTTGGATGCTTTGCGGGACGAACGACATCGGCGTCGCGACCGCGAATAAAATGAAAGAATTCCGCGTCGTCGTTTGGGCGCTTCACGGCGTCTACGGCGCGGGCAAGACGATGGACGAGACCTTCGGATTGATCGAGACGGTGGAAAAAGCGGCGCAGATCTATATGCTGACCGCGCATCTTCCCCGCTTGAACACGATCAAGGACGAAGATATGGTC
- a CDS encoding L-rhamnose isomerase: MTRFESAKEIYKSFGVDAEAALAALKEIPVSVHCWQGDDVIGFDGADSLSGGIQTTGNYPYRARTPEELFADIEKAVSLMPGKKRLNVHACYAFLGEDKGKVDRDGYTYKHFEKWVEFAKKLGLDGVDFNPTFFAHPKMKDGLSLSSPDEETRKFWVEHGKRSLEIAAEMGKAFGKPALVNIWIPDGFKDVPSDRLGPRLRLKKSLDEMLANYDKKWVIPAVESKVFGIGVESYTVGNNEFYQNYAAKAGICCLLDNGHYHPTEVVSDKIPSLLAFYDKVALHVTRPVRWDSDHVVLFEDELKEIAKEIVRNGATEKVLIGLDYFDASINRISAWVTGQRAMQKALLYALLLPNQKLKTLQDEGKFTELMFLQERVKTLPFGDVWEEYLDRQNLSDDYYSEVKNYEETALRGRK, encoded by the coding sequence ATGACGAGATTTGAAAGCGCAAAAGAGATTTACAAGTCTTTCGGCGTAGATGCGGAAGCCGCGCTCGCCGCTCTGAAAGAGATCCCCGTTTCCGTCCATTGCTGGCAAGGGGACGACGTGATCGGATTCGACGGCGCGGATTCTTTGTCCGGCGGGATCCAGACGACGGGAAATTATCCTTATCGCGCCCGCACGCCCGAAGAACTCTTCGCCGATATCGAAAAAGCGGTGTCTTTGATGCCGGGTAAAAAACGCCTGAACGTCCACGCTTGCTACGCCTTCCTCGGAGAGGATAAGGGCAAAGTCGATCGCGACGGCTATACCTATAAGCATTTCGAGAAATGGGTCGAGTTCGCGAAGAAACTCGGCTTGGACGGCGTCGATTTCAACCCGACGTTCTTCGCGCATCCGAAGATGAAAGACGGGCTTTCTTTGTCCTCGCCCGACGAGGAAACGAGAAAATTCTGGGTGGAGCACGGCAAGAGAAGCTTGGAGATCGCCGCCGAAATGGGGAAGGCGTTCGGTAAGCCCGCTTTGGTCAATATTTGGATTCCGGACGGCTTTAAGGACGTTCCGTCCGATCGCCTCGGACCTCGCCTTCGCCTCAAAAAGTCCCTCGACGAGATGCTCGCGAATTACGATAAAAAATGGGTGATCCCCGCCGTCGAAAGCAAAGTTTTCGGCATCGGCGTGGAAAGTTACACCGTCGGAAATAACGAATTCTATCAAAACTACGCCGCCAAGGCGGGCATTTGCTGCCTGCTCGATAACGGGCATTATCATCCGACCGAAGTCGTCTCGGATAAGATCCCGTCTCTGCTCGCGTTTTACGATAAAGTCGCCTTGCACGTGACGCGCCCCGTTCGCTGGGACAGCGATCACGTCGTCCTGTTCGAAGACGAACTCAAAGAGATCGCGAAAGAGATCGTTCGCAACGGCGCGACCGAAAAAGTCTTGATCGGGCTTGATTATTTCGACGCGTCGATCAACCGCATTTCCGCTTGGGTGACCGGTCAGCGCGCGATGCAAAAGGCGCTCCTGTACGCCCTGCTTTTGCCGAATCAAAAACTCAAAACGTTGCAGGACGAAGGAAAATTTACCGAACTTATGTTCTTGCAGGAGAGGGTAAAGACCTTGCCGTTCGGAGACGTTTGGGAAGAATACCTTGACAGGCAAAACCTTTCGGACGATTACTATTCCGAAGTCAAAAACTATGAAGAAACCGCGTTAAGGGGGAGAAAATAA
- a CDS encoding rhamnulokinase, with protein sequence MSESKIYLSIDIGASSGRHIVSRLEGGKLRLSEVYRFPNGAEKKDGRLFWNADALFSEIVNGLKAAKEKGFTPSYVGIDTWAVDYALLDKEDKPIGGVYSYRDGRGAAIKEEAHAVLPFSELYRRTGIQYAPFNTLYQLADDKKTGRLSETETFLMLPDYFNFLLTGVKKQEYTNATSTGMVNAASHEWDETILSSFGFPKKLFGSLSQPGSVVGEVKEEIAREIGYKPTVLLPATHDTASAVLAAPVQDGSPYLSSGTWSLLGAEMPFATVSEDAMRRNYSNEGGLNFTFRLQKNIIGLWIVQQIRKELGDAYSFSELARLAAEEPTDAVFDVSDEIFLAPESMLEAVRSRIGERSVGETCYSVFRSLAKGYAAALNELEAISGKRFDCLHIIGGGCQNELLSRLTAKETGKKVVSGPVEATAIGNAIMQRIATGEIEDLASAREIINNSFEIKEIHYDEI encoded by the coding sequence ATGAGCGAAAGCAAGATTTATTTATCCATCGATATCGGGGCGTCTTCCGGGCGGCATATCGTTTCGCGTTTGGAAGGCGGCAAACTCCGTCTGAGTGAAGTCTATCGCTTCCCGAACGGCGCGGAGAAGAAAGACGGGCGGCTTTTTTGGAACGCGGACGCTCTTTTTTCCGAGATCGTAAACGGGCTCAAAGCCGCAAAAGAAAAGGGTTTTACGCCGTCCTACGTCGGGATCGACACTTGGGCGGTTGACTACGCGCTTTTGGATAAAGAGGATAAGCCGATCGGCGGCGTCTATTCCTATCGAGACGGGCGCGGCGCGGCGATCAAAGAGGAAGCGCACGCCGTTCTTCCGTTCTCCGAGCTGTATCGGAGGACGGGCATTCAGTACGCTCCGTTCAACACGCTGTATCAACTCGCGGACGATAAAAAGACGGGTCGCCTTTCGGAAACCGAAACTTTTTTGATGCTTCCCGATTACTTTAATTTCCTTCTGACCGGCGTCAAAAAACAAGAATACACGAACGCGACTTCGACCGGAATGGTGAACGCCGCGTCGCACGAATGGGATGAAACCATCCTGTCTTCTTTCGGTTTCCCGAAAAAGCTCTTCGGCTCGCTTTCGCAGCCCGGGAGCGTCGTCGGCGAAGTCAAAGAAGAGATCGCGCGAGAGATCGGCTATAAGCCGACCGTCCTTTTGCCCGCCACGCACGACACCGCGAGCGCGGTCCTCGCCGCTCCCGTTCAGGACGGGTCTCCCTATCTTTCTTCGGGGACTTGGTCGCTTCTCGGCGCGGAGATGCCCTTCGCGACCGTCTCGGAAGACGCGATGCGCCGCAATTATTCGAACGAAGGCGGTTTGAATTTTACCTTCCGCCTGCAAAAGAACATCATCGGGCTTTGGATCGTCCAGCAGATCCGAAAGGAACTCGGCGACGCCTATTCTTTCTCCGAACTCGCGCGTCTTGCCGCCGAGGAACCGACGGACGCTGTTTTCGACGTTTCGGACGAGATCTTTCTCGCGCCCGAAAGTATGCTCGAAGCCGTCCGAAGCCGAATCGGAGAGAGAAGCGTCGGCGAGACCTGCTATTCGGTCTTCCGCTCCCTCGCGAAAGGCTATGCCGCCGCGCTTAACGAACTCGAAGCGATCTCGGGGAAAAGATTCGATTGTCTTCATATCATCGGCGGCGGCTGTCAAAACGAACTCTTGTCCCGCCTGACGGCGAAAGAGACGGGGAAAAAGGTCGTTTCGGGTCCGGTGGAAGCCACCGCGATCGGAAACGCAATCATGCAAAGGATCGCGACGGGGGAGATCGAAGATCTCGCGTCCGCGCGCGAAATCATAAACAATTCATTTGAGATTAAGGAGATTCACTATGACGAGATTTGA
- a CDS encoding glycoside hydrolase family 125 protein, producing MCKSKTVRERISSIDSKMNAERFEPLLRLVREFEKDLSDDRLKQTFEKCFFNTIHTTTFFEKDESVFVLTGDIPAMWLRDSAAQVMQYLFFAKKCEEVRALIKGVLKKQFGYILIDPYANAFNRSANGNGHTRDLPKPSLWVWERKFELDSLCYPFFLAIRYYEETEDDSIFDELFFKAFDEMMIVFSIERDHAAKSEYYHEIPNRDESRWCGKGTPVSGGGLVWSGYRPSDDKCTYGYYIPGNMFICSVLHSLAPIFEKKGDAPRAAMCREWTEKLKTEIEEKGVTEKDGKKIYALETDGLGSFNVMDDANIPNLLAIPYYRYPFTNNEIYQNTRDFILSEKNPFYYKGKCLTGVGSPHTPKDYVWPLSLIIQALTTDDEGEVRSLVEMIVNSTDGTGYIHEGVHKDDASVYTRPWFAWANSLFAYLILAKKNCFVRK from the coding sequence ATGTGCAAAAGCAAAACGGTCCGAGAGAGGATCAGTTCGATCGACAGTAAAATGAATGCGGAGCGCTTCGAGCCTCTTTTGAGACTCGTTCGCGAATTCGAAAAAGACCTTTCGGACGACCGCTTGAAGCAAACCTTCGAGAAATGTTTCTTCAACACGATCCACACGACGACCTTCTTCGAGAAGGACGAATCGGTTTTCGTCCTGACGGGGGATATCCCCGCGATGTGGCTTCGCGATTCGGCGGCACAGGTCATGCAGTATCTCTTTTTCGCGAAGAAATGCGAAGAGGTCCGCGCGCTGATCAAAGGCGTCCTGAAAAAGCAATTCGGTTATATCTTGATCGATCCTTACGCAAACGCGTTCAACCGTTCCGCGAACGGAAACGGACACACGCGGGATCTTCCGAAGCCTTCTTTGTGGGTTTGGGAAAGAAAATTCGAATTGGACTCTCTGTGCTATCCGTTTTTCCTCGCGATCCGCTACTATGAAGAGACGGAAGACGACTCGATCTTCGACGAGCTTTTCTTCAAAGCGTTCGACGAAATGATGATCGTCTTTTCCATCGAGAGGGATCACGCAGCAAAGTCCGAATATTATCACGAGATCCCAAACCGCGACGAATCGCGTTGGTGCGGGAAAGGGACGCCAGTTTCGGGCGGCGGGCTCGTCTGGTCCGGCTATCGCCCGAGCGACGATAAATGCACTTACGGCTATTATATCCCCGGAAATATGTTTATTTGCTCCGTTTTGCATTCTCTCGCGCCGATCTTCGAGAAAAAGGGCGACGCGCCCCGCGCCGCGATGTGTCGCGAATGGACGGAAAAACTGAAAACGGAGATCGAAGAAAAAGGCGTGACCGAAAAAGACGGCAAAAAGATCTACGCTCTCGAAACGGACGGGCTCGGCTCGTTTAACGTGATGGACGACGCGAATATCCCGAACCTTCTCGCGATCCCGTACTATCGCTATCCGTTTACGAATAACGAGATCTATCAAAACACGCGCGACTTTATTTTGAGCGAGAAAAATCCTTTCTATTATAAAGGGAAATGCCTGACGGGCGTCGGAAGTCCGCATACGCCGAAGGATTACGTCTGGCCGCTTTCTTTGATCATTCAGGCATTGACGACGGACGACGAGGGCGAAGTCCGCTCGCTCGTCGAAATGATCGTAAACTCGACGGACGGAACGGGTTATATTCACGAAGGCGTGCATAAGGACGACGCTTCCGTCTACACCCGTCCTTGGTTCGCTTGGGCAAATTCGCTGTTTGCGTATTTGATCCTCGCGAAAAAGAATTGTTTTGTTCGAAAATGA